In a single window of the Cucurbita pepo subsp. pepo cultivar mu-cu-16 chromosome LG18, ASM280686v2, whole genome shotgun sequence genome:
- the LOC111780521 gene encoding non-specific phospholipase C2-like, with translation MVDWGSHIDYRREQVPTRMLCPERGWFASLPASTQPNRLYVHSGTSHGATSNIASLLAKGYPQRTIFENVHDAGLSFGIYYQNIPSTMFYRNLRKLKYLNKFHLFGRFKQDARQGKLPNYVVLEPRYFDLPREPGNDDHPSHDVYQGQMFVKEVYETLRASPQWNETLFIITYDEHGGYYDHVPTPVISLADYRNPTALVSDFAVFDRWFASAPTSMLPNRLYIHTGTSAGATSNIPPFLGKGYPQRTIFENLDDARMSFGIYFQNLPPTLAYGNLWKLKYIRKFHLFDLDFKRHAN, from the exons atggtggattgggggtctcacatcgattataGAAGAGaacaagtgccaacgaggatgctgtgCCCTGaaagagg GTGGTTCGCGTCTCTACCGGCCTCGACGCAGCCGAATCGGCTCTACGTTCACTCAGGGACCTCTCATGGAGCCACCAGCAATATTGCATCACTCCTTGCCAAAGGCTATCCACAGCGAACGATTTTCGAGAATGTCCACGATGCCGGATTGTCCTTCGGAATCTACTACCAGAACATTCCGTCCACGATGTTCTACCGGAATCTACGAAAACTGAAATACCTGAACAAATTTCACCTATTCGGTCGGTTCAAGCAGGACGCAAGGCAAGGGAAATTGCCGAACTACGTGGTGTTGGAGCCACGGTACTTTGATCTGCCGCGGGAGCCGGGGAATGATGATCATCCATCGCACGATGTGTACCAAGGACAGATGTTCGTGAAGGAGGTTTACGAGACGCTCAGAGCATCGCCGCAGTGGAATGAAACTCTATTCATCATCACCTACGATGAGCACGGCGGATACTACGACCACGTTCCGACGCCG GTGATTTCTCTggccgattatcgaaatccaacagCTCTCGTCTCCGATTTTGCGGTTTTCGACAG GTGGTTCGCGTCGGCACCGACATCGATGTTGCCGAATCGGCTCTACATTCACACAGGAACCTCTGCCGGAGCCACGAGTAACATTCCGCCATTCCTTGGCAAAGGCTATCCACAGCGAACAATCTTCGAGAATCTCGACGATGCCAGAATGTCCTTTGGAATCTACTTCCAGAACCTTCCACCGACGTTGGCCTACGGAAACCTATGGAAACTAAAATACATAAGgaaatttcatttgtttgatCTAGACTTCAAGCGGCATGCAAATTAG
- the LOC111780425 gene encoding non-specific phospholipase C2-like, protein MAAKSTTFFLLLLTFYTPLLHASPINTIVVLVMENRSFDHMLGWMKKLNPQINGVDGSESNFLNATDPKSKQFFFKDQAHYVDPDPGHSFQAIREQVFGSDNTSANPPPMNGFAQQAFSMDNTSAMSADVMNGFQPDKVAVYKALVSEFAVFDRWFASLPASTQPNRLYVHSGTSHGATSNIASLLAKGYPQRTIFENVHDAGLSFGIYYQNIPSTMFYRNLRKLKYLNKFHLFGRFKQDARQGKLPNYVVLEPRYFDLPREPGNDDHPSHDVYQGQMFVKEVYETLRASPQWNETLFIITYDEHGGYYDHVPTPVNVPSPDGIVGPEPFLFHFDRLGVRVPTIMISPWIEKGMVVHGPNGSPSPSSEYEHSSIPATVKNIFNLPSPFLTKRDEWAGSFESIVQKLTSPRSDCPEQLPTPVKIRDSPANESAKLTEFQQELMQLAAVLKGEHILSSYSETFGKDMTVKEGREYIREAVKRFFEAGRLAKEMGVDEDQIVQMKPSLSTRSSSTPTQLP, encoded by the exons ATGGCTGCCAAATCCACtaccttcttcctcctcctatTGACCTTCTATACTCCCCTCCTCCATGCCTCTCCCATCAACACTATTGTCGTTCTTGTCATGGAGAATCGCTCCTTCGATCACATGCTCGGCTGGATGAAGAAACTCAACCCTCAAATCAATGGCGTCGATGGCTCTGAATCCAACTTCCTCAACGCCACTGATCCGAAATCCAAACAGTTCTTCTTCAAGGACCAGGCTCACTACGTCGACCCCGACCCTGGCCACTCCTTCCAAGCCATTCGAGAGCAGGTTTTCGGCTCCGATAACACCTCCGCTAATCCCCCGCCGATGAACGGATTCGCTCAGCAGGCTTTCTCCATGGATAACACCTCCGCTATGTCCGCCGATGTGATGAATGGATTTCAGCCTGATAAGGTGGCCGTCTATAAAGCTCTCGTCTCCGAGTTTGCGGTGTTCGACAG GTGGTTCGCGTCTCTACCGGCCTCGACGCAGCCGAATCGGCTCTACGTTCACTCAGGGACCTCTCATGGAGCCACCAGCAATATTGCATCACTCCTTGCCAAAGGCTATCCACAGCGAACGATTTTCGAGAATGTCCACGATGCCGGATTGTCCTTCGGAATCTACTACCAGAACATTCCGTCCACGATGTTCTACCGGAATCTACGAAAACTGAAATACCTGAACAAATTTCACCTATTCGGTCGGTTCAAGCAGGACGCAAGGCAAGGGAAATTGCCGAACTACGTGGTGTTGGAGCCACGGTACTTTGATCTGCCGCGGGAGCCGGGGAATGATGATCATCCATCGCACGATGTGTACCAAGGACAGATGTTCGTGAAGGAGGTTTACGAGACGCTCAGAGCATCGCCGCAGTGGAATGAAACTCTATTCATCATCACCTACGATGAGCACGGCGGATACTACGACCACGTTCCGACGCCGGTCAACGTCCCTAGCCCAGATGGAATCGTCGGACCGGAGccatttcttttccattttgatcGGCTCGGAGTTCGAGTTCCTACCATCATGATCTCGCCGTGGATAGAGAAGGGAATGG TTGTTCATGGCCCTAATGGATCACCCTCTCCATCATCTGAGTATGAACACTCCTCCATTCCCGCCACCGTCAAGAACATTTTCAACCTCCCATCTCCCTTCCTCACCAAGAGGGACGAGTGGGCCGGATCGTTTGAGTCCATCGTTCAAAAACTAACCTCCCCAAGATCCGACTGTCCCG AACAACTTCCAACACCGGTGAAAATCAGGGATAGCCCTGCAAACGAATCAGCCAAGCTTACGGAGTTTCAGCAGGAGCTCATGCAGTTGGCTGCAGTTTTGAAAGGAGAGCATATCCTGAGTAGTTACTCAGAGACCTTTGGAAAGGATATGACGGTGAAGGAAGGTAGGGAGTATATAAGGGAGGCCGTAAAGAGATTCTTTGAGGCTGGGCGTTTAGCTAAGGAAATGGGAGTTGATGAAGACCAAATTGTCCAAATGAAACCATCTCTTTCTACGAGATCCTCATCAACACCTACACAATTGCCTTAA